From a single Fulvivirga ulvae genomic region:
- a CDS encoding M14 family metallopeptidase, with translation MKNTILLFFLFFSGQIFAQQQIETGFEQNGGTSPYHEVISYYNTLSKLHAEVDIREMGETDSGKPLHMVIVDTDKDFDLKRSRERGKTIIMINNGIHPGEPDGIEASQMLVRDYMVNAKRKKALKDIVLVIIPIYNIGGALNRNTYSRVNQNGPEEYGFRGNARNYDLNRDFIKADTRNTLAFYEIYHLAQPDIFIDTHVSNGADYQYSITHLATQHNKIGGAMGKYIESGFIPQLEKLIADKGSEIVPYVNVFNQTPDSEGITQFMDYPRYSTGYTTLFNTLGFMIETHMLKPFDVRVKATYDFIESVVEIAGEDGAKIQMMHRGNLLKPGDLYPVTWKLDDTASKSIDFKGYEGEMVESKVTGQQRIFYNRDKPFDKKISYYNTYTPTKEVIIPKAYIVPQGWYEIIDRLKRNGLNYSRLNNDTILNVESYTITNFKTLPSAYEGHYPHNSVEVNKSKTSIDFRAGDYVFHISQPGGRYLVETLEPEATDSFFNWNFFDTILQQKEHFSPYVFEDIAWLLLEENSELEKAFEKKKNEDKEFADNWYAQLNFIYMHSPYYEKAYMQYPVYRLVD, from the coding sequence ATGAAAAACACAATCCTTCTTTTCTTCCTTTTCTTTTCGGGCCAGATCTTTGCCCAGCAACAAATAGAAACCGGGTTCGAGCAAAATGGTGGCACTTCGCCTTATCATGAAGTGATCAGCTATTATAACACCCTGTCTAAACTACATGCGGAGGTTGATATCAGGGAAATGGGTGAAACGGATAGCGGCAAACCGCTGCACATGGTTATTGTGGACACTGACAAGGATTTTGACCTTAAAAGATCGAGGGAAAGGGGAAAGACCATAATAATGATTAATAACGGGATACACCCCGGGGAACCGGATGGTATCGAGGCCTCTCAAATGCTGGTGCGTGATTACATGGTTAATGCGAAAAGGAAGAAAGCTTTGAAAGACATAGTGCTTGTGATCATTCCTATTTATAACATTGGAGGTGCACTAAACCGCAATACCTATAGCCGTGTAAACCAAAACGGTCCGGAGGAATACGGCTTTAGGGGAAATGCCAGAAATTACGACCTTAACAGGGACTTTATTAAGGCCGACACCCGGAATACGCTTGCTTTCTATGAAATTTACCATTTAGCACAGCCTGATATTTTTATTGACACCCATGTGAGCAATGGAGCTGATTATCAGTACAGCATAACACATTTAGCAACACAACACAATAAAATTGGAGGCGCCATGGGCAAGTACATAGAAAGTGGCTTTATTCCTCAATTAGAGAAACTAATAGCTGATAAAGGTAGCGAGATCGTTCCTTACGTTAATGTATTTAACCAAACCCCTGACTCAGAAGGGATAACCCAGTTTATGGATTACCCGAGGTACTCAACAGGGTATACTACTTTGTTTAATACGTTGGGTTTTATGATTGAAACACACATGCTGAAGCCTTTTGATGTAAGGGTGAAAGCCACCTATGATTTCATAGAAAGTGTGGTGGAAATTGCTGGTGAGGATGGTGCAAAAATACAGATGATGCATCGAGGAAACTTATTGAAGCCCGGTGACCTCTACCCGGTGACCTGGAAGCTTGATGATACAGCATCAAAGAGCATTGATTTTAAAGGGTACGAAGGAGAAATGGTGGAAAGTAAAGTTACCGGGCAGCAGCGTATTTTTTATAACCGGGATAAGCCGTTTGATAAGAAAATATCCTACTATAATACCTACACTCCTACTAAAGAAGTTATAATACCCAAGGCATATATAGTACCGCAGGGGTGGTATGAGATTATAGACAGGTTGAAGCGTAATGGGCTAAATTACAGTAGGTTAAATAATGATACTATACTCAACGTAGAGAGTTACACAATAACTAATTTCAAAACCTTGCCTTCAGCCTATGAGGGACACTATCCGCACAACAGTGTTGAAGTAAACAAGTCTAAAACATCAATAGACTTCAGGGCAGGAGATTACGTCTTTCATATCAGCCAGCCAGGTGGACGATATCTGGTAGAAACCCTGGAGCCTGAGGCAACGGATTCTTTTTTTAACTGGAATTTTTTTGATACTATTTTGCAGCAGAAGGAGCATTTCTCGCCATATGTGTTTGAAGACATTGCCTGGTTGCTTCTGGAGGAGAACTCAGAGTTAGAGAAAGCCTTTGAGAAAAAGAAGAATGAAGATAAGGAGTTTGCGGATAACTGGTATGCACAGCTAAACTTCATTTATATGCATTCGCCTTATTATGAAAAGGCATATATGCAATATCCGGTGTATCGTCTTGTAGATTAA
- a CDS encoding nitroreductase family protein, which produces MNFIEAVNEIIATRRSIYTNMFSGEQVDDKIIEKMLDNANWAPTHRLTEPWRFIVFKEDGLNKLGDFQGDLYKQRYKDSFNEETYLKLKNKPLECSHVIAIGMHRDEQQSVPEVEEVCATACAVQNMWLTASAHRVGCYWSTGGVTFYEEAKPFFGLGENDLLLGFLYIGMPKSEKWPAGKRNPVEDKVKWVTR; this is translated from the coding sequence ATGAATTTTATAGAAGCGGTAAATGAAATCATAGCTACTCGCCGGTCAATATACACTAATATGTTTTCCGGAGAGCAGGTTGACGACAAGATTATTGAAAAAATGCTGGACAATGCCAACTGGGCCCCGACACACAGACTTACCGAGCCATGGAGGTTTATTGTATTTAAAGAAGACGGGTTGAATAAGCTGGGCGACTTTCAGGGAGACCTCTATAAACAACGCTATAAGGACTCTTTCAATGAGGAAACGTATTTAAAATTAAAGAACAAGCCTCTGGAATGTTCGCACGTTATAGCGATAGGAATGCATAGAGATGAACAGCAAAGTGTGCCTGAGGTGGAAGAAGTCTGCGCCACGGCATGCGCCGTGCAGAATATGTGGCTCACGGCCTCAGCACATAGGGTCGGCTGCTACTGGAGTACCGGTGGTGTTACTTTTTATGAGGAAGCCAAGCCATTTTTCGGGCTGGGTGAAAATGACCTGCTGCTGGGCTTTCTTTACATAGGAATGCCAAAGAGTGAAAAGTGGCCCGCAGGCAAGCGCAATCCCGTGGAAGATAAGGTGAAATGGGTTACCCGTTAA
- a CDS encoding DUF2267 domain-containing protein, with the protein MEHTFEINYDRLAKRDSGLILEIKRALVIPDSKKAGEIICRILHTIRRSLSYTESAEFISRLPEYLKVMYVTDWTPKEKKITIKHLDEFTEEVLALDHKSGHRVFHKEVDALSAVITVLKILNRHVNLLNLPSFGYSFKRELSETMLEPAA; encoded by the coding sequence ATGGAACACACATTTGAAATCAACTATGACAGGCTTGCTAAAAGAGATAGCGGGCTTATTCTGGAAATAAAGCGTGCATTAGTTATCCCTGACTCTAAAAAGGCCGGTGAAATTATTTGCAGAATACTGCATACGATACGCCGGAGTTTATCTTATACTGAATCTGCCGAGTTTATAAGCAGACTGCCTGAATACCTTAAGGTAATGTATGTAACGGACTGGACACCGAAGGAAAAGAAAATAACCATTAAACATTTGGATGAATTTACCGAAGAGGTTTTGGCTCTTGATCATAAAAGTGGCCATAGGGTATTTCATAAGGAAGTAGATGCACTAAGTGCAGTGATCACTGTATTGAAAATACTCAACCGCCATGTAAACCTGCTTAATCTACCCAGTTTTGGCTATTCATTCAAGAGAGAGCTAAGCGAAACCATGCTGGAACCCGCAGCCTGA
- a CDS encoding methyltransferase domain-containing protein, whose translation MASKFAKRSNEIELMDDLESSGEVIDQTLRELETINKWLGGNHVTVNGLDLLMIKIKVSRDLTIVDLGCGGGDMLMMIADWARKRSQPINLIGIDANPNIIDFAQKNTRNYPEIVYKSINIFSEEFKALQYDIATSTLFTHHFNDQELTDLFALIKSQASIGMVINDLHRHWFAYHSIKWLTAAFSKSVMVRNDAAVSVLRSFHKNEIEEILKASGVSNYSIQWMWAFRWQLVAWF comes from the coding sequence ATGGCATCAAAATTTGCAAAGCGTAGTAATGAGATAGAACTGATGGATGACCTTGAAAGCTCCGGAGAGGTTATTGACCAGACTCTAAGAGAGTTGGAGACGATCAATAAATGGCTGGGAGGGAACCATGTAACCGTAAATGGGCTGGACTTACTGATGATCAAAATCAAAGTATCTCGTGATTTAACCATTGTAGATCTTGGGTGTGGGGGCGGCGATATGCTGATGATGATTGCTGATTGGGCAAGAAAACGAAGCCAGCCTATAAACCTCATAGGAATAGATGCGAATCCGAATATCATAGATTTTGCCCAAAAGAATACCCGGAACTATCCCGAAATAGTTTATAAATCCATAAATATTTTCTCTGAGGAATTTAAGGCGCTGCAATATGACATTGCAACTTCTACACTTTTCACGCATCACTTTAACGATCAGGAGCTCACAGACCTGTTTGCCCTTATTAAATCTCAGGCTTCCATTGGCATGGTTATTAATGACCTGCATCGCCATTGGTTTGCTTATCACTCCATTAAATGGCTCACAGCTGCTTTTTCGAAGTCAGTCATGGTTCGAAACGATGCAGCCGTTTCCGTATTGAGATCATTTCACAAAAATGAAATAGAAGAAATATTGAAAGCATCAGGTGTTTCTAACTATTCAATCCAGTGGATGTGGGCTTTTCGCTGGCAGCTGGTAGCCTGGTTTTAA
- a CDS encoding type III polyketide synthase, which translates to MNAYITSIATANPRYKIKQQRVLDFMIRAHRLEGVEADKLRVLYRATGISSRYSVIEDYSSSLVRNFFPDNDSLEPFPSTHDRLGLFQREAVGLCMEAAKKALDNTPRDQITHLITVSCTGMYAPGLDIELVDGLGLNSHVERTGINFMGCYAAFNALKVADAICSANKDARVLVVCVELCSIHFQKESLEDFMLANALFGDGAAALVMAGSPDEGINFRTTSFFNELFRNGHEHMAWKIGDFGFEMRLSAYVPDVIQSGIKQLLQKLVNKSGVDKFDYFAVHPGGKRILRVIEKELNISKKENQAAHDVLAAYGNMSSPTILFVLKRIMDQLKADDDNKSLLGLAFGPGLTLESMLLTIEIH; encoded by the coding sequence ATGAATGCATACATCACTTCTATCGCAACGGCAAACCCCAGGTATAAAATTAAACAACAGCGTGTTCTTGATTTTATGATTCGGGCTCACCGTCTGGAGGGGGTTGAAGCTGATAAATTAAGAGTGCTTTATCGTGCCACAGGGATATCTTCAAGATATTCAGTCATAGAAGATTACAGTTCTTCACTCGTTCGAAATTTCTTTCCGGATAATGATAGTCTTGAGCCTTTCCCGTCAACTCATGATCGCCTGGGCTTATTTCAGCGGGAAGCGGTAGGGCTCTGTATGGAAGCAGCTAAAAAGGCTCTTGATAATACTCCACGTGATCAAATCACGCATCTGATAACGGTTAGCTGCACAGGCATGTATGCTCCCGGTTTAGATATAGAACTTGTAGACGGGTTAGGTCTAAACTCTCATGTAGAAAGAACAGGTATTAACTTTATGGGATGCTATGCGGCTTTTAATGCTTTGAAAGTGGCAGACGCAATATGCTCGGCCAATAAAGATGCACGCGTGCTTGTTGTATGTGTAGAGCTATGCAGTATTCACTTTCAAAAGGAATCACTTGAAGACTTCATGCTGGCCAATGCTTTGTTTGGTGATGGTGCTGCTGCGTTGGTGATGGCCGGAAGCCCGGATGAAGGTATAAACTTCAGAACCACTTCTTTTTTCAATGAACTATTTAGAAATGGACACGAGCACATGGCTTGGAAAATAGGTGATTTTGGCTTTGAAATGCGCCTTTCGGCTTATGTGCCTGATGTTATCCAATCAGGGATAAAACAGTTGCTACAAAAGCTGGTTAATAAAAGCGGTGTCGATAAATTTGATTATTTTGCTGTACACCCGGGAGGGAAAAGGATTTTGCGGGTCATTGAAAAGGAACTGAACATCAGCAAAAAAGAGAACCAGGCTGCTCATGATGTATTAGCCGCATATGGTAATATGTCTTCACCAACCATTTTATTTGTATTAAAACGAATAATGGATCAGCTGAAAGCAGATGATGATAACAAAAGCTTGTTGGGGCTTGCATTCGGACCTGGGCTTACACTTGAAAGTATGCTTTTAACTATAGAGATACATTAA
- a CDS encoding UbiA family prenyltransferase: MFKKSTWLHLRIPFSFFLLPVFLFALAVSPNINESRIIIVFIALHFFLYPASNGYNSYFDKDEKSIGGLRNPPKVVKGLYYTALVFDMVAIGMALIISWQFSLMLFIYGLVSKAYSHPGIRIKKYAFLSWFIAGFFQGAFTFMMAYMGLNQYGFHVWEQAHLWLPGILTSLMLWGSYPMTQIYQHEEDSKRGDHTLSYKLGIKGTFYFTAVTFSIAVGAFVFYFMEYHKDKYALLFVLSMLPVVLYFGYWFLKVHIDMSKADFSHTMRLNMISALCLNIFFIYFFLDSSQVLQAIKAGY, encoded by the coding sequence ATGTTTAAAAAATCCACATGGCTGCATCTGCGTATTCCCTTTTCATTTTTTCTTTTGCCCGTGTTTTTATTTGCCCTGGCGGTATCCCCAAATATTAATGAAAGTCGGATCATCATTGTTTTCATAGCGCTTCATTTTTTTCTGTATCCCGCAAGCAACGGCTATAACAGTTATTTTGATAAAGACGAAAAAAGTATAGGCGGCTTAAGGAATCCTCCGAAGGTGGTTAAGGGCCTGTACTATACGGCTTTGGTATTTGATATGGTTGCTATTGGCATGGCTTTGATTATCAGCTGGCAGTTTTCACTTATGCTTTTTATATATGGCCTGGTTTCTAAGGCCTACAGCCACCCAGGGATCAGGATTAAAAAATATGCATTTCTAAGTTGGTTTATTGCCGGTTTTTTTCAAGGAGCATTCACCTTTATGATGGCCTATATGGGTCTTAACCAATATGGCTTTCATGTTTGGGAGCAAGCTCACCTTTGGCTACCCGGTATATTGACTTCACTGATGCTATGGGGCTCTTACCCTATGACACAGATCTATCAACACGAAGAAGACTCTAAAAGAGGTGACCACACCTTAAGCTATAAACTGGGAATTAAAGGCACTTTCTATTTTACAGCAGTTACATTTTCCATAGCCGTCGGCGCATTTGTTTTTTATTTTATGGAATATCACAAGGATAAGTATGCCCTGCTGTTTGTACTAAGCATGTTACCGGTAGTATTATATTTTGGCTATTGGTTCTTAAAAGTGCATATCGATATGAGCAAAGCAGATTTTAGTCATACCATGAGGTTGAACATGATATCAGCGTTGTGCCTGAATATTTTCTTCATTTATTTCTTTCTGGACAGCAGCCAGGTGCTTCAGGCCATTAAAGCTGGTTATTAA
- a CDS encoding NAD(P)/FAD-dependent oxidoreductase → MRKVIIVGGGLAGLVSAIVLRKAGLPVTLIEKKKYPFHRVCGEYISNEVRGFLERLEIFPAKMEPSLIKRLQLTSTNGNSAFLALGMGGFGISRYELDNFLYQRAADMDVEFILQKQVGSVKYNGNSFSVEIEGSPAMEAHVVVGAFGKRSRLDKKMGRKFLEKKSPYIGVKYHIRYDDHPDDLIALHNFKDGYCGINKIEGNKYNLCYLSARSNLSESSGISDMEARVLSQNPYLKKIFTDAKFLFKKPEVINEISFETKEPVEQHVLMCGDAAGMITPLCGNGMAMAIHSAKILSEEVIDYFNNHGSREKLEYNYSRRWRMLFEKKLWTGRQIQKLFGSELASNFAVLIAKRSKLIADFLIRQTHGESF, encoded by the coding sequence GTGAGAAAGGTAATCATCGTAGGAGGTGGGCTTGCCGGATTGGTGAGTGCCATTGTACTTCGCAAAGCTGGCTTGCCGGTGACCCTGATAGAGAAAAAGAAATATCCGTTTCACCGGGTGTGTGGTGAATATATTTCAAATGAGGTACGCGGGTTTCTGGAGCGACTGGAGATATTTCCGGCTAAAATGGAACCTTCTCTTATTAAGCGGCTTCAGTTGACCTCAACAAATGGTAATTCCGCATTTCTGGCGTTAGGCATGGGCGGGTTTGGAATAAGTCGATATGAATTGGATAACTTCCTGTATCAAAGAGCTGCTGATATGGATGTGGAATTTATCTTACAGAAGCAAGTCGGGTCGGTAAAGTACAATGGTAACAGTTTCTCGGTAGAGATTGAAGGCTCTCCCGCCATGGAGGCTCATGTGGTAGTGGGAGCATTTGGAAAGAGATCAAGGCTAGATAAGAAAATGGGGAGGAAGTTTCTGGAAAAAAAATCGCCCTATATTGGAGTAAAATATCATATCCGCTACGATGACCATCCTGATGACCTGATAGCACTGCATAACTTTAAAGACGGGTACTGCGGTATCAATAAAATTGAGGGTAATAAATATAACCTGTGCTATTTGTCTGCCAGATCCAACTTATCAGAGTCGTCAGGCATTTCTGACATGGAGGCCCGAGTCTTGAGCCAAAACCCTTACCTTAAGAAAATATTCACAGATGCAAAATTCCTTTTTAAAAAGCCTGAGGTCATTAATGAGATTTCATTTGAAACCAAGGAGCCTGTAGAGCAACATGTGCTGATGTGCGGAGATGCAGCAGGAATGATTACCCCTCTATGCGGTAATGGTATGGCAATGGCTATTCATTCGGCTAAAATTTTATCAGAGGAGGTTATCGATTATTTTAATAATCATGGCTCCAGGGAGAAGCTTGAATACAATTATTCGCGAAGATGGAGAATGCTTTTTGAAAAAAAACTCTGGACTGGCAGGCAAATACAGAAGCTCTTCGGCTCGGAGCTCGCCTCTAATTTTGCTGTGCTCATAGCTAAAAGATCAAAGTTAATAGCCGATTTCCTGATCAGGCAAACACATGGAGAGTCCTTTTAA
- a CDS encoding aspartyl protease family protein, translating into MRKILIGFTFCSFLFLFFSKSSGQTLGFELNDAKRVNIPFEIYNNLIVVPVVLNNQLPLKFILDTGVRTTILTEKSFSDILNLHYSRKYTISGLGGERLVDAYITNNVSLSLPGVTGKGHAMLVLAEDYLELRNYLGTEVHGILGYEIFSRFIVTINYDKKILTLTTPEYFKKRRRFHEVPIKVEDTKPYVTGRIVYNTGDYLDVKLLVDTGASHGLLLDKSSDPQIILPEKHISTSLGRGLGGLLEGEMARLNYFHLGEACWPDILATFPETNSFLDSLKNIGTFRNGSIGGEILSRFTVVINFPEEKLYLKKGKSYKKDFTYNLSGLVVKAIGSRLNTYEITEVRNHSAGEKAGFKKGDILVSINSIDASRLRLNNIISFLNAKENKKLRLTVLRDGVKITQTFRLKSQI; encoded by the coding sequence ATGAGAAAAATTTTAATTGGCTTTACTTTTTGCTCTTTTTTATTCTTGTTTTTTTCGAAATCCAGTGGCCAGACTTTGGGTTTTGAACTTAATGATGCCAAGCGGGTAAACATTCCATTTGAAATCTATAATAACCTTATCGTTGTACCGGTAGTACTCAATAATCAGTTGCCTCTGAAGTTTATTCTGGATACCGGCGTTCGCACAACTATTCTTACTGAAAAGTCTTTCAGCGATATCCTGAACCTTCATTATTCGCGGAAATATACCATTTCAGGGCTGGGAGGAGAAAGACTGGTAGATGCATATATTACCAACAATGTATCCCTTTCTCTACCGGGTGTAACAGGGAAGGGGCATGCCATGTTAGTACTTGCAGAAGACTACCTCGAACTGCGTAACTATTTGGGAACGGAAGTACATGGTATTTTGGGTTATGAGATCTTCAGCCGGTTTATTGTCACCATAAACTATGATAAAAAGATTTTAACCCTCACTACTCCCGAATACTTTAAAAAACGCAGGAGGTTTCATGAAGTCCCCATAAAGGTGGAAGATACTAAGCCTTACGTAACGGGTCGTATAGTATACAACACGGGCGACTATCTGGATGTAAAGCTGCTGGTAGATACAGGTGCGAGCCATGGACTGTTGTTAGATAAGTCGTCGGACCCGCAGATCATATTGCCAGAGAAACATATCTCAACCTCTTTAGGTAGGGGATTAGGCGGCCTGCTGGAAGGTGAAATGGCACGACTTAATTATTTCCATCTGGGAGAAGCCTGCTGGCCGGATATTCTTGCCACGTTTCCCGAAACAAATTCATTTCTGGATAGTCTTAAAAATATCGGAACATTCCGGAATGGCTCCATAGGCGGTGAGATCCTCAGCCGTTTTACTGTAGTTATAAATTTTCCCGAAGAAAAATTATACCTAAAAAAGGGGAAAAGCTACAAAAAAGACTTTACCTATAACCTAAGTGGATTAGTTGTTAAGGCTATAGGGAGCAGGCTCAATACCTATGAAATCACTGAGGTTAGAAATCACTCTGCCGGAGAAAAGGCAGGCTTTAAAAAAGGCGACATTCTTGTTTCGATTAACAGTATCGATGCCAGCAGGTTGCGTCTGAACAACATCATCAGCTTCCTAAACGCCAAAGAAAATAAAAAGCTAAGATTAACCGTCTTACGGGACGGAGTTAAGATTACACAAACTTTCCGCCTAAAAAGCCAGATCTAA
- a CDS encoding ABC transporter permease gives MFWNHCIISLRKLRQHVLFYIVSIAVSAIGYACLISSFALFKAYGRVSVIMVSVAIIIFAANSINNISYKYLVKEVSIRKLLGAGPLAIYKLILTESLILSVLAILFSLIALDVAPLGEILNLSLRYKITSFGDLAFVFGCVLVVGTITGLFPGYRLIKADISYHLKKN, from the coding sequence ATGTTTTGGAATCATTGTATCATATCGCTTCGAAAGCTCCGGCAGCACGTGCTGTTTTATATAGTGAGTATTGCTGTATCGGCAATAGGATATGCATGCCTTATCAGCAGCTTTGCTTTATTTAAGGCATATGGCAGGGTTTCTGTAATTATGGTCAGTGTGGCAATAATAATATTCGCTGCCAACAGTATCAATAATATTAGTTACAAGTATTTGGTTAAAGAGGTTAGCATAAGAAAATTGCTTGGTGCCGGGCCCCTGGCTATTTACAAATTAATCCTTACAGAATCGCTGATACTATCGGTTCTGGCAATACTCTTCAGTCTTATTGCTCTTGATGTTGCTCCATTGGGTGAGATTTTAAACCTCAGCCTAAGGTATAAGATAACCAGTTTCGGAGATCTGGCCTTTGTATTTGGCTGCGTTTTGGTAGTGGGTACTATTACAGGTTTATTTCCTGGATACAGGCTAATTAAGGCAGATATTTCCTATCATCTTAAGAAAAACTAA
- a CDS encoding TIGR00730 family Rossman fold protein: MKNICVFCGSSHGNEPIYDAEAQTLGKWMAKNNKSLIYGGGKVGLMGTIADAVMNNCGSVTGVIPDFLMRKEVGHLGLTELLVVKSMHERKQKMAELADAFIAMPGGFGTLEELGEILTWVQLGIIKKPVGLLNVGGFYDHLLLQMDHMVKQGFLKPQNRKLILNISTAEEVIPRLESHTFDNYSIWDDLSKT, encoded by the coding sequence ATGAAGAATATCTGTGTCTTTTGTGGTTCAAGCCACGGTAATGAACCTATCTACGATGCCGAAGCGCAAACACTGGGCAAATGGATGGCAAAAAATAACAAAAGCCTGATTTATGGTGGAGGTAAGGTAGGCTTGATGGGTACTATAGCAGATGCTGTAATGAATAATTGCGGAAGTGTGACAGGTGTTATACCTGATTTCCTGATGAGAAAGGAGGTTGGACACCTTGGGTTGACTGAGCTGCTGGTTGTGAAGTCGATGCATGAGAGAAAACAAAAAATGGCTGAGCTGGCTGATGCTTTTATTGCCATGCCCGGTGGTTTTGGTACGCTCGAAGAGCTTGGTGAGATCCTTACATGGGTGCAATTAGGTATAATTAAAAAGCCTGTTGGACTACTTAATGTCGGTGGCTTTTACGACCATCTTTTGCTTCAAATGGATCATATGGTGAAGCAGGGATTTCTGAAGCCACAGAATCGTAAGCTTATTCTTAACATATCCACGGCGGAGGAGGTCATCCCCCGCTTAGAGTCGCATACTTTCGATAACTATTCCATCTGGGACGATTTGAGCAAGACGTGA
- a CDS encoding RidA family protein, with product MKKRLNISTGAPWEDIVGYSRAVRIGNTIEVSGTVAVRDGKLVGQDNPYEQTRCILQIIDDSIQKAGAQLSDVVRTRIFVTDIGQWQMIGKAHGEVFGDIKPATSMIEVSRLISPEYLLEIEATAIVQ from the coding sequence ATGAAGAAAAGGTTGAACATATCTACCGGGGCTCCCTGGGAAGATATAGTCGGTTATTCAAGGGCCGTACGTATTGGAAACACTATCGAAGTATCAGGCACTGTAGCCGTGAGAGATGGAAAACTGGTAGGTCAGGATAACCCCTACGAGCAGACCAGATGTATTTTGCAAATTATAGATGACAGCATTCAGAAAGCCGGAGCTCAGTTATCCGATGTAGTTCGCACCAGAATATTTGTAACCGACATTGGCCAATGGCAAATGATAGGAAAAGCTCATGGCGAAGTTTTTGGAGATATAAAACCCGCTACCTCAATGATAGAAGTAAGCCGATTGATCAGCCCGGAATATTTGTTGGAGATAGAGGCTACTGCTATTGTTCAGTAG